The window TAACAAAGTTAATGAATCATAACAGCATTGGAAATTTTGAACGTGAACATGACCCTAGACTTCGTTCCACAATCTTCactgtgtttaattttcatattAGTGAAATCTGGCTTTCGAAAGTTATACAGCTCATCACATTACATCGGCGCCTTTAATCTGATTTTTGGTTTTATGGCTACCAAGTCTTTTATGTGTATATCCTCAGTCAAGTGTTATGAACCTAGGCCCTTGTGCACTTTTGAGTGTTGTGTAGGAATGCCACATTGCAGGACAAAAACTCAAAAGTGAACTTCCATTCTCACGTTTGCATAATGCTCTTCTCCACTCAAATTAGAGTATATTGCTTTTCTTATTATGATCATGAGTGAAAAAGCTTGGACCAAAGGTCAGAGTTATCTCCTAAACTTTGTCCCTCTacatcctcttttcttttctaaagacAGATCGCGATGTTTTATGTCTTCATACTTACTACACAGGCATTGCTGATCTTCAAACTACTATCTGCTCCCAGTGATCGTTCTTACCCTCACAATGCTCTGATTGGTAATTTTTATGAACCTGTCTGCAGCAGAGTATAGTATcatagaaaaggaaacaaagattgAGAACATATTTCTGTTTTAAGGGATCCTAAGTGTATATGTCTGGGATTTCTAGGAATAGGCTGAAATGGTTTCTCTTTTGATGTTTTGTACAATACTCTTAGTGTTAGGTTTGTCaagataaatttatttttagtaCATAGAAATGGAACAAAGATTGAGACATTTCTGCTTTTAGTGATAACAAAGTGTGAATGGCTGGGATTTCTGGGCGTCAACTGAATTATTTGTCTTTGAATGCTTTGATATCATACTATTAGTGTTAGCTTTGTCAAGctaaataattttttagtaCTTCAGGCATTTTAAGTCTCATGGAATTAATAAATTTGTGTAGCATTTTCAGCTTTTTTATATTATCTTGGTTTTTCTTGGCATCCAGATGACAAAACTGTAGAACACTAGGATTAAAATACAACCATAGGATATGCTTATACTATAACTAGAATTTATAGAAATAGATCTTTCCTgctattatttttatattgtaCCATTAATACTATGAACTTGGTCATATAATTCCATTAAAAAGTAGAACTGCAAATTAAGAGGCTTGTGATTGACTGTTCAGTCTCAAAGGAGAATTCATGATTTGTAATTTGAGTAAGAGCTCAACTGTTTAGAGTTTTTAAGCCTGATTGCTCAAAAAGAAAACATCAATGGTTAAAATTGTTATATTGGCAAAACAAACAATATAATATGCAGGATTTAGATGATAATTATTTCCGAGCAGTAATTTCCTAGAATGTTCCATACTTCCATGTATTGTCTCACAACTTTCCTTGGTTGTGCAGGATTTCTGCTACTATGCCAATACAATTTTCCTGGTCATGCTTCTGGTTTATCCAAGAAATGAAAAGCTTTTTATGGTTTGCTTCTCATTTGCAGAGGTAAGGGCATGGTCATGCCCTATTGCTGCTGTGTCTGAGTGATTATGTTTAGTTTTCTCCTTGTCCTGACATCCAGAATGTTGCTGACTTTCTGTAGGGACCATTAGCATGGGCATTAATTGTTTGGCGGTGCAGTCTGGTTTTCAGCTCCCTTGACAAAATAGTTAGTGTCCTCATACATCTTTTACCTGGTGAGGAGGCATATCTCTTCTTTTAGCAGTGACACAAGCTAATGAATTAGTAATTGGATTACAGAAGCAACATAAGctgttctttttttctatcGCTTTTATTTTGTATATTTTAGGTATTTCTAATTATTACtaatcttcctttttttgttttttgttttttgttttttagtttttagttttttgttttgttttattttgttttttttgtttttgtgtgtgtgtgtgtgtgtgtgtatgtgtatgtgGTGAATAAAATTGTTATGAACTTATTAAAGTTTTCTTAAGGATATACAGTCTCGGtagtattttcattttttgggatATTGAAAATTCCTGAACTAATGGATATGTTCTCCGAATCATGATTTCTGACCTCCCTTAACATGTAACTGAATAGAAGATATCCAGTAACATTTCTTTTTGCTTATTTCTGTGCATTGTAGTTAGCAAGAAGGTGTTatttaagatttattttttatttaaaaattgaGTTGTCAGTGAGGCATATTGAGcactcccctcccttttttATCTGATACATAGAATTATTTGACGTTTTCTGTTCTTTCTGTCGTTTATTTGGGTTGGtgatgtaatactgaaattgaggaagctcaaaacagtaccagggtaggatcttttctcagagaatagggaattctagatatggagaataggatattgctaaaacttgttgaaagataaaaaagatggaacaataaacaataatataacacccgggcttcacaccgcaaggtggatcgactggatcaaacaccaacctaccttgatcaaacacaagggatttcttgatcaaacacaagagattcttgatcaaacacaagaagagagttgcataagcaaactttgatttcaaattctgagttcttttttgaatgcttacaattgatccctatttataggaccaactcaacaaaacattacatacccaacttccaactaacaatagtagaaagtcttcacttattaaagttggggtaggaaagtcttcaccttccaactaccaaaggtggaaaaatcatcacctcttaaagttggtatgggaaagtcttcacccaccattacttacaaaagtgagttgattcccctccccctttctagaaaagtaaaaaggtaaaagtaaaagtaaaagtaaaagtacctTCTAAACACTTATTGACCCCATGACTGGTTCAActaatgaaccaaaccactacTAGACCTATTACCAtggtttaggctcattaaactattaaagtagcctattacattaaaaaacccttggaccaaaggcccaacatgcatacaacccaaccatagacttattcctaagaaaacaagcccattttggtgataaatctgCATCAGTTGGCCCTTTACAGCATTCATCATTTATACATTGGATGATTTGTATTGAAAAATGGGATCATTTTTGCTATTTGTATCTGCATAAAACTTTCCTATGCcttcctttattttttgagGGGTGGTGTTGAGAAAAGAATTTAGTGAAAGAGAAATGACTGGAAATTGATCAACAGCCTTGAGACCATAATCCCTTTTGACCATCTTAgaagtgagaggagagaaagagtaGGAAGAGATAGGTTCgtagatttttttaattttttctttttttgataggtaggccctaaggagagttgaactcatgacctcttaatggTGAGGGGTTGatctttgccaactgagctaccccttggggttagCTTCATAGATTATGAACTGGAGATGATAATTTCACGACTAAAACGTGTGTACTTTGTACTTTGTTCACCTAATTGATTCCCAAATTGGATAACTGGGCTCCAGTACATGGGAGGCGGTGGGAAGACAGGGATGGAGGAAGGAGGCTCCGATTTTAGAATGGTTTTTGTTTGTTGGTCCGGTGTAGGGATCCATCTGCCTCAGATTTTTTGCCACATGACAATGTCCATGTCCATATCCAACAATGTGTTCATTCTCAGTTCAACCAGACATTGCAGCAATGCTTTGGAAGTTTTTTCATTTGGCAATCAAGGGAATTCCCGCCTACCTAATTATTAGAATGACCAAGAAATCAATCCACATGCCTAATGGATGAGATAGCTGAAAAGTATTCTCCCTGTGCCTCTGCCAGTGGCCTTTTTCCCGTAGTAAATTGGCAGATGAGGCGTGCTtgatttaaccaaaaaaatttcACCAACTCTTATTTGATTGCAATGAAGAGGTGGGGAGTAAGCTTATATTCAGCACCTCAAACGGGATTTGGAGGATGGCTGATAGGATCGCCTAAAGTTGGTCTACGGTTTGTGGTCACTGGTGGTTCTTTTCGAGTGTCATATTCTCATACTTACCCTTAAGTGAATGACAAAAGTGAGATGTGCAAGATTTTGTCAGATGACTTGATGGCTAAGACCATAAGCTCTTGATTGTTATTTGTGGCTATTGGTCCCCTTGTCGATCGATTGATCGAGATCCCATTTGGTTTTGTTCTGGAGCCAACTAAGAAAGATACTACTATTTAATTTAGGGAAGTTTATCTTAGTCTTATAAAATAAGTAGATCACATGTTTTTCTTTATGGAATTATCTAGTTATATAATATCTGCTTCCGTATCCTTCAATGCAGGGATTGTCTTCTTTGTTATTCGGTGGTGGGATCCAGCAACATTTGAAGCCATGCATCCAGATGAGGATGCAGGTCACAGAGCTTCATGGCCTTACGTGGAAAGCAAATCCTACTTGTGGATATGGCTGTTTGTTGTCCCCCTAGTTGCTTACACCTTATGGcagattctttattttctcattgTTAATGTCCTGCGCCGGCAGAGGCTATTAAGGGATCCTGAAGTTATGACTTCCTACAGGTTCACTCTTTCTCTGATATATGACCAAGACACATAGTCTAACTGGGCTGAAGGGCTAGTTCTTTGATCAAGCTTTTTCATCTCTGCTCTTGTTTTATTCCAAAGTTTATTGTTCTTGATAGGGAGCTCTCGAAGAAGGCACAAAAGGCAAACAACATATGGTGGCGTTTAAGTGGGTTGCTTGGGGATCAAAATCGGATGTTCATGTATATCCTGTTCCAGGCTTTGTTCACTGTTGCAACCATGGCACTCACTGTTCCCATATTCTTGTCTTACAAGCTTCATGTGATTTTCCAAATACTCAAAGTCTCTGCATCCATATGGAATGGAGGAAGCTTCCTACTTGAAGTTATGCCAAGACAGGTGATTctcaaggagaaaaagaaactgGCGATGCAGCCTATATCAACCCATCCAGACCAGACTGTCACCATGGTAGAAAATTCGACAGGAACTAGTCACTCGGCTGAGGCTGATCATTCATAACAGTGTGTACAGATAAAGCCTTGTAACATTCTGTTTCACCATTAacaattctttattttatttttgagggTGGGGGGGTTTGATGCAGAATAGAATTTTTGTTCCTaagttttcatttgtttttgtaCCAATTTAATGCTGATGATTCTGTTGTTAACCTTTGACTTGTAAATTAGATGCATTAAGCACAAACCAGGTAGGACATAGCATTTTTTAGACTTTTGATGCTGGTAGCAACAGCAGGTGGTGAGGTTATTTATTTCAAGTGAGTCTCTGATAAGGGGAGTGCTAGTGCCACAAGTGTTGTAGGATCCATATCTGTACATGGATGGGTTGCTCTTTAACAGTGGATTCTTGCCATGCAAGATCGCATGGGCATTAATCCTTGTGTATTTAGTATTTTCCTTCtgacaaaagaaaatatttgataTTTTGCTTCATGATTGAATTGGCCTGTTC is drawn from Macadamia integrifolia cultivar HAES 741 chromosome 7, SCU_Mint_v3, whole genome shotgun sequence and contains these coding sequences:
- the LOC122084980 gene encoding glycerophosphocholine acyltransferase 1-like isoform X1; amino-acid sequence: MSNHEDPLDERDPSATMNQKLIDRTKKVAQTREMLSKQAVQTKEILSKQAIKIAKQAEEHERFITKVTHLMGVMGFGAFCFLLGSRPQDIPYIYCLFYVIFVPLRWIYYRYKKWHYYLLDFCYYANTIFLVMLLVYPRNEKLFMVCFSFAEGPLAWALIVWRCSLVFSSLDKIVSVLIHLLPGIVFFVIRWWDPATFEAMHPDEDAGHRASWPYVESKSYLWIWLFVVPLVAYTLWQILYFLIVNVLRRQRLLRDPEVMTSYRELSKKAQKANNIWWRLSGLLGDQNRMFMYILFQALFTVATMALTVPIFLSYKLHVIFQILKVSASIWNGGSFLLEVMPRQVILKEKKKLAMQPISTHPDQTVTMVENSTGTSHSAEADHS
- the LOC122084980 gene encoding glycerophosphocholine acyltransferase 1-like isoform X3 translates to MSNHEDPLDERDPSATMNQKLIDRTKKVAQTREMLSKQAVQTKEILSKQAIKIAKQAEEHERFITKDFCYYANTIFLVMLLVYPRNEKLFMVCFSFAEGPLAWALIVWRCSLVFSSLDKIVSVLIHLLPGIVFFVIRWWDPATFEAMHPDEDAGHRASWPYVESKSYLWIWLFVVPLVAYTLWQILYFLIVNVLRRQRLLRDPEVMTSYRELSKKAQKANNIWWRLSGLLGDQNRMFMYILFQALFTVATMALTVPIFLSYKLHVIFQILKVSASIWNGGSFLLEVMPRQVILKEKKKLAMQPISTHPDQTVTMVENSTGTSHSAEADHS